The segment GTAACCAATGTACAGTTGGGCGACCAGGTTTCAGCTGAAACTCATATTGTTTGTTATAAGTGTCCACAATGTTTGACAGGTGACTACCACATTTGTAAAGATACGAAAATTATCGGAGTTGACACGCAAGGTTGTTTTGCGGAGTATGTGGCACTTCCTGCGGTCAATGTTTGGAAAAACCCTAAGGATATGCCTTATGATGTGGCTTCTGTCCAGGAACCAATGGGTAATGCTGTTCATACAGTTCTTGCAGGTGATGTAACAGGGAAATCCGTTGCAGTTATTGGTTGCGGCCCAATTGGAATTATGGCGGTCGGTGTAGCAAAAGCAGCCGGGGCTTCTCAAGTGATTGCCATTGACTTGAACGAATATCGCCTAGACCTGGCAACAAAAATGGGTGCGACTACCGTTATTAATGCAAAAGAGGCAAACCCTGTCGAAGAAGTAATGAAGTTGACAGAAGGACATGGAGTAGAAGTGGTTTGTGAAATGTCCGGTCATCCGATTGCGATGAACCAAGGCTTCAAAATGATTACAAACGGCGGGAGAGTTTCCATATTGAGCCTGCCTGTGCGTCCGGTGGAGTTGGATATCACTAATGATATCGTGTTCAAAGGTGTTACTGTACAAGGTATTACAGGAAGAAAAATGTATTCAACATGGCAGCAGGTATCAAGTCTTCTTAAATCAGGACAAGTGGATGTCAAGCCGATGATCACGCATCACTTCCCACTTGAAGATTTCGAAAAAGGCTTTGATTTAATGATTTCAGGTCAATGTGGTAAAGTTGTTTTACACCCATAAAAGAAATTAGGAGGGGTTTATATGAAAGGTTTTGAATACCTACAAGAAGAACTAGATCAAATGAAAGAACAGGGTACTTTTCGTAAATTGGTACCTTTGGAATCAGATCAAGGCTCCAAGGTAGTTATTAATGGAAAAGAAGTGATTCAACTTTCTTCCAACAACTACCTAGGGTTGACAACTCATCCACGCCTGGTGAAAGCTGCTTTGGAAGCAGTAGAAAAATACGGAGCAGGTACAGGTTCAGTTCGTACAATTGCTGGGACTTTTACCATGCATGAACAGCTGGAAGAAAAGCTGGCAAAATTCAAGCATACAGAAGCTTCCCTTGTTTTCCAATCCGGTTTTACCACGAACCAGGGTGTGCTTTCTGCCATTCTTTCTCCAGAAGATGTGGTTATTTCTGATGCTTTAAACCATGCTTCGATCATTGACGGTATCCGTCTTACAAAGGCTGCACGTAAAGTGTACAAGCATGTGGACGTGGAGGACCTAGAACGAGCATTGAAGGAATCCGGTGGGTACCGCAAGCGTCTTATCGTGACAGATGGTGTGTTTTCTATGGATGGAAACATCGCTCCTCTAGATAAAATAGTGGAACTTGCTGAAAAGTATGATGCACTTGTGATGGTGGATGATGCACATGCTTCAGGCGTTCTTGGTGAAAACGGCCGTGGTACGGTTAATCATTTTGGCTTGGATGGCCGTGTGCACATCCAAGTGGGTACATTGAGTAAAGCTATAGGGGTTCTGGGTGGATATGTAGCGAGCTCCCGTTCCTTGATTGATTATCTGATCCATAAAGGACGTCCGTTCCTATTCAGTACATCACACCCACCGGCTGTTACAGCTGCTTGTGATGAAGCCATCCAAGTGTTACTTGAAGAACCCGAACTGATTGAAAAGCTTTGGGATAACGCGAAATTCTTTAAGGATGGATTAGTGAAACTTGGGTTTGACACTGGTGAGAGCCAAACACCTGTAACTCCGGTTATTGTTGGAGATGAAGCACTTTCTCATAAATTCTCTGATAAACTATTGGAATACGGGGTCTTTGCACAAGGTATCGCATTCCCGACGGTTGCCAAAGGGATGGCGCGTGTACGTACAATCGTGACGGCACAACACTCTAAAGACGAGCTTCAAGAAGCATTGGATATTTTTGAAAAAGCTGGTAAAGAGCTTGGGATCATCTCCTAATAGAAGGAACAACAAGAGAGACACGTGAAGGAGTGTCTC is part of the Sutcliffiella sp. FSL R7-0096 genome and harbors:
- a CDS encoding glycine C-acetyltransferase, with the protein product MKGFEYLQEELDQMKEQGTFRKLVPLESDQGSKVVINGKEVIQLSSNNYLGLTTHPRLVKAALEAVEKYGAGTGSVRTIAGTFTMHEQLEEKLAKFKHTEASLVFQSGFTTNQGVLSAILSPEDVVISDALNHASIIDGIRLTKAARKVYKHVDVEDLERALKESGGYRKRLIVTDGVFSMDGNIAPLDKIVELAEKYDALVMVDDAHASGVLGENGRGTVNHFGLDGRVHIQVGTLSKAIGVLGGYVASSRSLIDYLIHKGRPFLFSTSHPPAVTAACDEAIQVLLEEPELIEKLWDNAKFFKDGLVKLGFDTGESQTPVTPVIVGDEALSHKFSDKLLEYGVFAQGIAFPTVAKGMARVRTIVTAQHSKDELQEALDIFEKAGKELGIIS
- the tdh gene encoding L-threonine 3-dehydrogenase, translating into MNGKMKAIVKHHRGYGAELQMIDIPKIKDDEVLIKVKATSICGTDVHIYTWDEWSQSRVNPPYAFGHEFAGEIVEVGEKVTNVQLGDQVSAETHIVCYKCPQCLTGDYHICKDTKIIGVDTQGCFAEYVALPAVNVWKNPKDMPYDVASVQEPMGNAVHTVLAGDVTGKSVAVIGCGPIGIMAVGVAKAAGASQVIAIDLNEYRLDLATKMGATTVINAKEANPVEEVMKLTEGHGVEVVCEMSGHPIAMNQGFKMITNGGRVSILSLPVRPVELDITNDIVFKGVTVQGITGRKMYSTWQQVSSLLKSGQVDVKPMITHHFPLEDFEKGFDLMISGQCGKVVLHP